The genome window CGTGTGTTAAAAACAGCAGTTTCTCAACCTGGTTTACAAGATTTAGAACTAGTACAAATTTGTGAGCTATGCCATATAATTTTTGACTTAGCTAGAAAGTTCTGTACCCtgtattgttttggtttttttgttgccaGTGCTGTTTGTAAAAGCTGTGAATGGCTACATGTAACAGTAgaattgaaaattacttttttctcttcagagaaaattaaacagaacttTCAGTGAGATTCATTTAGGGGGTCTATAAAGAGTTTTGAGAAATACCAGCATCAAGtgaaaaccaaatgaaattaCGTATTTAGAATTTTATACAGGTTTTTTCCTCTAAGGACATTAGGATAATTATTTAACTTATCAGAGAGACCTACATTGGATTTGCTTACTTATGTTTTAAATATCATCTGCTCTTTAtgcaaattacattttatatttacaaTTTTTACAAGAACAGAACAATCCCTGCGAATGTGAATCTAGGAGCATTTATATATTTTGTTCTGCAGATACATTATGCATATAGTCTATTAGAAAGTTAGCTACTTGAAGAAATATGTTTTGAGCTATTAGGTGCTTAGTTTTCTATTTGCAaagttttcttgttcttttacaGACTATAAGAATGTGAAACCAGAATCAGCAGCTGCTAAGGATTTGGAAGGTATTGTTACTAATGGCAGTTACACGGAGAGCTTTATCCCAGATATGCAGAATGGCATCCAGACCAAATCTGCCCTGAATGGCTTGAAcccagaggaagaaataaagaaaacagagccaAGCATAGAAATAGCTAATAACGATGCTCACCAAGGTATTGTCCTTGCAAGACCatgttttcatttgcacatgtttttcatggaaaatatttcttttcttgcaagCTTAATCCTGGGATTCAGAGACTAGCAATGGTGTCTTTCAGTTATAGAAACCTGAAGaaagaatactaaaaaaaaatcaaatttaatacCAGTTTAAAATAAGCCTTTCTTTTAGGATCTCCTCCAGAAAGAGAGATGAATTCAGAGTCAGAGAGGcccaaaaccacagaaatataattgttttattttaaaatcattatacTATCTATGCAAATACTGTTTGCCTTTGAAAGCTAATTCATAGTGAAATGAAAATCACTAATATTTTATTTGTCATTCTCAAAGGCTGAACATACTATAAATGCCAGTTTGTTGAAACTGATGtctaaatatataattttaaaactaacaTAACTTTAGGCAAGACTGCTTTATAATGAGCTTAGATAGGAGAGTGAAATGAACcaggtaaaattaaaattatcaacTTATAATGCAGAAATGCCAATATGATGTATAGTTGTGCCTTGGTAAAAGTTTTATATAATTCCTATATTAATGTAACCTCTTTATTTAGAATCTAAGTTTAAGATGACAGTTGTAGATAAAAGGGCCATGAGTTGAAGCTCACCTAGACATTTTAACTCATTGCTTTACTCTTTGCCAGGATTGGCTCATGTTTACAAAACATGTGTGTGTATCTCCTTTCCATACAGGTGTAAATGAAGAGAATACTGAAGAGTTCTCAGCAACTCAGCACTTAACCAGTGATTCAGACAGTGAAGTTTATTGTGACTCTATGGAGCAACTTGGACTAGAAGAGGTAGAGGCTTAGTATTCCTAGGTGTATTTTGAAACTggtatgcttatttttaaataagttccTATCTGTCAGGTGAACCTGGACATGCAGAGGTGAATGAAGTAACTCATGCATACCTTTCTCCTGTTTGGACTAtcggttttttgttctttttgttgtcAGTCTTTTACAACTTGGTTACTACTGATCCAAAAGCCCCTGGAGAATTTATGTGAGGGGAAGGTATTGAAAACAACAGTACAAAGAAACAACTGTCGAAAACAACAGTACAAAGAAACTAAGGGCTGTGTCCACAAATGAATTTAGGATCTCATAACATATGTAGAGACCAGAATCCAGCTATCTCTAAGAAGCAGAGGGTGTCATTGTGACAAGGAGGTTTTTGTGTGATCTTTTTCTGGAGTGATGAATCCTGCATTTGTTTCTTAGAATAAATAAAGAGTAAGCCTTAGCAGGTGGCCTGTAGGCCAGTGCCTGAAAGTGGCCTAAGGTCTAAAGAAGTGTGAGACAACAATGATTTCTGGATTCTCTTTTAGCCTCTTCAGCCGTAATGTACATCTCTGACTTTCATATGAAAGGTGGGCACCAACTGTGCTGGCTTAGTTTTGACTGAATTTGTGTTCCTGCTCATTGTATTAACTGTAATCTTAGTTGACTTACTGGCTTGGACCTCCTTCAGAGATCCATTTAGGTGTGGACTTTGTAGATTGTACTCAAACACCTGGTTTCCTGGTTCTGGGGAGGAATATATGAATGATGCATGGGATCAGAAAGATTAGTAAGCACTCTAATATTGCATCATTCTCTTTTACAGCTGTTTCTTGAGGACCTAGAGAATTCCTTTtggcaaataaaaattttacCCAGTAATGAAGCATGTTGAGAAAGGTGATTTAGTAGACACGCTGAAGCTCTTTTATCTAGGTGGTTTCCCAATCATCTTGTGCATCGTTCGAGCTTGTTTGAGGTTCTTTAATTGAAGTGGGTGGATAATTTGTCAGAATTTCACAACCTGCACGAGAAAAGTTCtagtttttaagaaaataacaaaTGTTCAGGTATATGTAAATGAATACACAAGTAGAACTACGGATGGATCAGTTCAAACTGGAAGCGGTTCATTTACAGaattaaatacagctttttattgGAAAAGATATAGCAAACACTCTGTCTTCAGTTCTGATGATACAGGTTTATGAACTGCTATTTGACAGTATTTGGCAGCAGTTTCCATTTCTTTGCCCCTTCTTTTGGTTATTTTGGCTTTTTCATGGAGTTATTTTTCAGCTAGGTGAGGTCCCCAGTCTGCTTCAGCATAAACTAGTCCAAGTGCTTGTCCTTACACTGAAAAAACGGTTGCTTGAACCACCTTAAGACAATCCTCTTGCAGAACATGTAATTGTGACCTGATCAACACGTGTTTCATccatttttaacatcttgctACAGTACCACCAATTTTGAGTGAGAAGTTGATAGAATAATGTGCCCTTCTTTCATTTGATGAGAGGTACGGGGTGCAGCCAAGCTGTTTTGAACAGGTTGATAATAAACAACGTGACCTCTTTGCCACGAGTGTAAACACTGCCTACTCATGGTTGCTACCAGCACGTGACTTGACAGTGTGGCGCACGAATCCAAGTTAGGATACCACTTCACTGTGATGATACCACAGTTAGGATACCACTAGGAAGCAAAGCCAATTTTACAAGGGAAAACTGAATGTTTTCAGATCTTAATGTTCTGAGTATTACTGTATGTTGGAAATGTCTAAAGTAATTCCAAGTGGTATAGCTGTTTTGAGAATATTTGCCTCAAATGCCTTTTCAATCTGAAAAGGACATTAAGACAATAGTAAGCACAGCCTACAGGAAAACAGCTTCTCCTGTTAAAAGAAAAGTCTTAATTCTGGGTGAACCATTTTCTTAAAGTGAAAGTAGAGATGatgcttcttcctttttattagtTAACTGTCacattttacagaatttaattACTTGCTAATGTTAATTTGTAGCCCTTGGAGATCATCACATCAGCTAAAGGATCTTTAAAGCATTCATCCCATTTCTTGGATGTAGATCACAGTCTTCTGTTAGAAAATACGGATTTTCCAAGGAACACTTGCATGACTTATAGGAATGTCCAGCCTGGAAATACTGTAGAGGGAGCAGCTCTAGAACAAGGCGAAGTCAAGTGTGGAGGAGAGGATGGCAAGGCCAGTAATGGGGGCCCtcacaaagagaagaaaggtgGAGAAAAGGCGGATTTCTACAATGTCAGAAGAGGGAGAGGTACTGTGcatgctgcttttgttttccccactCTCCTGACTGACATAAGTCACTGGTACGCTTGTCAATATTGTTCAGTAAGATAGTCATGCCTTATAGTGCTTCTGTccttcacaataaaaataaataacaaaatcctAATTACAGTGGGTAGCAATCAGTTTTGTCTTCAGAGTATTTATTTCATTCGTAGTAagtattacaaaattattttcttacgcTACAGAGGTCTTGTATAAGCATATTGGCTTCTTCTGTTTTGGCTTACCTTAAAATTCAGTTGCTGTTTATGGCACCTGTCTTTTTAGAAATGTAATCTTCAAAACCTGTCTATGCATGAGAAGAGTTTCCTTACaagttacatatttatttttaaatgcatgtgcATTTATACCTCTGTGGTGTCCTATTTGAAACCATGGAACATCTTGGAAAGGTATCAGTGACGTGTTGTTTTCTATATAATTGGAGTGTTAGCCACACCTTTGAGTGATTCCGATGCTATCTATTATGATTCTTAAAACTTAATGATTCTTAATCACGTTAGTCCAGATGTTCAATTTATGTTGGACCTCTGCTCTTTTTAATTCCATAATACTTCTAATATTGTCACCTAGGAGCAGCACTATATTCCAGTGGTATGGTCTGTAAAGTCAAGGATAAAGCTTATTTTtcttgtactaaaaaaaaaaaaaagtcagaaagtaTTTATATATAGCGTGCCTTTTTGTATGGCATCTATATGTGATCAGATGTTGCGGCAACCTCCCAGTGCTTTCAAACTGTCTGAATATAGCCTATGGTCTGGAGCACTACACTCACTTTGGGAGGGAGAGAATCGAACAGTTAAAATCAATCATTTTCAATAGAGTTGGTAGCCCATTCAGTGTTTTATGTATCTATTTCTTCTCCCTCAACATAGGGCATAGACTTCAGCCTCTAGGAGACGGTTCCCAAGGCGGACAGATGGGTAGTGGAGGGGACGGAGAGCGCTGGGGATCAGACAGAGGACCCAGGGGTAGCCTCAACGAACAGATTGCAGTAGTGCTGATGCGGTTGCAAGAAGACATGCAGAATGTCCTTCAGAGGTTGCATATGCTGGAGGCAGTTACAGCATCACAGGTATTATTCATTGAACTTATCTGATTacctttttaaaatctccttggatatttatatgttttttcagattaaaaaatcaGACAATATTTTCTTAAACTGTAAAGGCATTTCATTTATATTCTGTAGTTTATTCCAACTTAAAATTTCTTATTGGTACGTACTCTCAGAAACACAATTCAGGACTCTTGTACATGTGAGAAAAATGTGCATTTTGACCTAAAAATTAACCATGTGTTATTTTACTGATTTGTGATCAGACTGATCTTAGCCATCATTATTGATACATATTACACAGTTGCTATATGGAGATTCCATAGTTAATTTTAGTAATACACGATCACACATAATTTCTTCATCAGTAGATCTCAAAGGATTTGCAAAGGAAGTAAGGAATTATCTCAGTCTTCCAGATCGGTAAATGTTTGCAGGCAGAACTTCTGATTCCATTTTTCAGTTAGCAGAAGACTGATTCTTCATAGCATTCTTTCCCCACAAAGTAATCCAGCTTTCTTGGATTTTCACATCATGTATACAAGATAGGCAAAAGAAGTCTTAAGAAAGTGTAGATATTTATTGATGTagtgcttctttttccttctgtttcaatGGAAATATCGTATATTCGGGAGAATAGAATATGCTGTGAATATAGTTGAACCAGCAAgctaaaaatgtttggttttgtttgagttGCTTATGTATTTTGGTCTACCTGACAATGAGAGAACTGTACAAGTAGTATCCTATGGGATGCACGTACTCCAAATCTAAGGCAGACAGGCAAAAGGATTTATTAAAACTATGATTTCGCTCCGTCACAGCTGCTCAAAAATCTGATGTGTGGGTAcagattgattttctttttttgcctgagCAATAGATGAAGAAATAGTAAAAGATTCTTCCCCAGCAGTTCATGCTGTGCTTGCTACCCTTacctgaagagaaacagaagctTCTGTTTCACACTTACATAAATTAAGAAAGACCTAGAAAACCGACTGCTTTGTTTTTGTGGAAGCACCACAACAGTGTATGGGAATAGTCTTGAAAAGTTTCTGGTACTACTTATGTTCTGGATAGCCTGGAAGATTTGGAACAGAATATTCTCTTTCCTTTATGCTGTTAGACGTGCCTGTAGCTATGGCTCAGGGCAGACTAAAACAGTGCTTTTTGCCTTTGTATAGACTAGTGTCAAAACATGTAATCATGCAAATTAATCTGCTGGGATTTCTACTCTGGGTTACAACTGCTAGGACTTGACCAGAGTTGAGGAAGTTCTGATGACAAGTTGGGCAGGGGGGGCCTTGTAAACAGGTCCAGTAAGTGACactgattcatttttttaatacacGGAGATGTGATAAAAATGCTATGAAGAGCAATGGAAACATGAGAGGTAAATTGGAAACTAAGTGGTGAAAGGGGGTTGCACGGGGGTGATTCTGTTCCTTAAATTTCATATATACAGATTGCAAAGCCTTCACAAGATGAGAAACTTCATATTCTTATTTTGTGAAGCGGAaaaattttaattgcagtttcctttttttatactCACCagcttttgtttgtatttaaagGCAAAATCTGCAACACTACAGTCAAATTATCAACCTGCCTCCTCTGAGAAggtaaaatatgtttcttttctatttgtaaaaagcaGTGTGAATGGTGAAAAAAGATGAGATGAATATTTTATATCTAGCTCTTAGTATGTTCTTTTCGTATCATCCCTCACTTGACtgggagataaaaaaaatctctgtctGAAGAAGTTATTTGAtagattaatctttttttctggtcTTACTCGTATATTCTATTTTGATACTGTGGCATTTGAAGTGATTTGAGAAGTATACATGTGGTATTCAATAAGTGCACACAGATTGCTGActatgtgttttttctgttttccttagaaACCATCATGGTGGCCCTTTGAAATTTCTCCTGGTGTTTTAGCTTTTGCTATTGTTTGGCCATTTATTGCCCAGTGGTTGGTACATGTGTATCTTCAAAGAAAGCGAAGGTAAAGACGTGCATTCAATAGGGCATATATACTGCATTTCATCTGTTTAAACCAATACGTAGTATATCGTGTTACTTAGGATATAAAATACTGCCTTCATGCATAAGAAGAACGCAAGGGTACGCTCTTGATAAGGCTTTAACAGTGTGTCTGAAACATCAG of Rissa tridactyla isolate bRisTri1 chromosome 2, bRisTri1.patW.cur.20221130, whole genome shotgun sequence contains these proteins:
- the ACBD5 gene encoding acyl-CoA-binding domain-containing protein 5 isoform X2, with product MAETGSVHATRFEAAVKVIQSLPKNGSFQPTNEMMLKFYSFYKQATQGPCNIPRPGFWDPIGRYKWDAWSALGDMSKEEAMIAYVEEMKKILESMPMTDKVEELLQVIGPFYEIVEDKKNRGSDLTSDLSNVMNSTPNIKAVNGKAESSDSGAESEEEGLREEEEKELQLNGKDYKNVKPESAAAKDLEGIVTNGSYTESFIPDMQNGIQTKSALNGLNPEEEIKKTEPSIEIANNDAHQGVNEENTEEFSATQHLTSDSDSEVYCDSMEQLGLEEPLEIITSAKGSLKHSSHFLDVDHSLLLENTDFPRNTCMTYRNVQPGNTVEGAALEQGEVKCGGEDGKASNGGPHKEKKGGEKADFYNVRRGRGHRLQPLGDGSQGGQMGSGGDGERWGSDRGPRGSLNEQIAVVLMRLQEDMQNVLQRLHMLEAVTASQAKSATLQSNYQPASSEKKPSWWPFEISPGVLAFAIVWPFIAQWLVHVYLQRKRRKLN
- the ACBD5 gene encoding acyl-CoA-binding domain-containing protein 5 isoform X1, encoding MAETGSVHATRFEAAVKVIQSLPKNGSFQPTNEMMLKFYSFYKQATQGPCNIPRPGFWDPIGRYKWDAWSALGDMSKEEAMIAYVEEMKKILESMPMTDKVEELLQVIGPFYEIVEDKKNRGSDLTSVRVEKVSKYLEDLSNVMNSTPNIKAVNGKAESSDSGAESEEEGLREEEEKELQLNGKDYKNVKPESAAAKDLEGIVTNGSYTESFIPDMQNGIQTKSALNGLNPEEEIKKTEPSIEIANNDAHQGVNEENTEEFSATQHLTSDSDSEVYCDSMEQLGLEEPLEIITSAKGSLKHSSHFLDVDHSLLLENTDFPRNTCMTYRNVQPGNTVEGAALEQGEVKCGGEDGKASNGGPHKEKKGGEKADFYNVRRGRGHRLQPLGDGSQGGQMGSGGDGERWGSDRGPRGSLNEQIAVVLMRLQEDMQNVLQRLHMLEAVTASQAKSATLQSNYQPASSEKKPSWWPFEISPGVLAFAIVWPFIAQWLVHVYLQRKRRKLN